The Cryptomeria japonica chromosome 2, Sugi_1.0, whole genome shotgun sequence region TTTGCCATTCAAGGACAATTTGAACTGGGAAGTGGTCTGATTCTGAAATAGGAAGAATGTCTGAATAATAAATGACTCGATTAAGGCGCCATTCCAAGGGAATGAAAAACCTGTCGAGTCTCTCTACAATCTGAAGGAAGCCTAATCTCCTATAagtccaagtgaagagaccattattgggAATCAAATCCAACAAGTTGTTTTCTATggtgaaacttagaaaatcctGCATAGATCGTGGGGGTCGGCAGattcctccttgtttctccttatgagacaagattgcattaaagtctcctctGATGATAAAATTCTgtgcttcttcttgttggagtaaaagagtcagtttgtcccataggtctttcttttcctgagtggggatggggccataaacattaagTATCGTAAAGCTCATGTCATAGCATACTACTTTCAGCATTTGCCAATTATGATCTTGATCTAATAGGTGAGATTgaacttttttaggattccataatgtaagcaatcctcccgaggccccaacaccttgcataTGGGCAGATCCAAATTATGTCCATTTAGCCACtattttgtgatacatttcctaTGATAACTTCGTTTCttggagtataaagatgtcagcctttgaagaatcaaggtgagatttgattctccctcttttgtcagGAGCATTAATGCCCCTGACGTTCCAAGAAATCATTCTCATTGTTAATAGggagtgccttttgcactccttgtaattctttttgataccTTGAATTTACCATCTAAAGTACTCTGCacacctgcctctatttcttcttgaatcttcaCAGAGTTCggttttctacctctcttttttgggGTTGTAAACACTTTTGATTTCAAGCTGGGGCTCTGCTCAACTGATAAGGActgtgcatagtcaaatttttttttctttatctcACCATCTTGTGAAGGGGTTTCCATTTATTCCTGCCTAATTTCCAAGAGAAGATCCTCTTTATCTGAGAGGTCAATAGTTGAACAACAACACCTTGCCTTTTGTAAGGGAcacattacatttgtcatactaacaccttcctcctctccaatttcctcaatcatagtggcagCTAAAGTGGATAGGATATCATCTGCTACTTCCTGAATATGACCCTCCTTATTTGAGACAACTACCCCTGAAACTGATAAATCCTGCATTACTTTGAATATCAATTTGGGGATTGGAGAATCGGTGTGGGCGTGGAGGCAAATTTATAACTATAAAGAATCCAGCTatacatgataaaaaaaattgctCAACTGATTAATCCACTGAACGTAGGATGGCTCAAAATTTAAGTCATCCTGAGGTTCAGAGGGACCATTACATGGTTGTACAGGGTCAAAAGACAAAATTGCCTCATGTTGGTGGGCAGTGCATAGAAGAGGGTCTGAGTAGTGATTTTTACAAACTAAAAGCTCTTAGCACTCATGACCACTACATGAATTTGTGAAATGACCTAGCTGGTGCTGATATTTGCAGATGACCTCTGTGTTATCCAAAACAATGTCTTGATGCCATAAACCCCATTTTGATGTGATAGTTAAGTGCCTTGGCAGGGTTTTATCTGAGGCAAGAAGAAGGCAAACTCTAACATCTCTTTGGATtgtttcaaagggtataagatcgtGAGAAACAAAGATTCCTAATTGATTGGCCATGGTCTCCACAAGGTAAACGCAGTAAAAAGATCCAGTGGGGGTAAAATCTACatagattaggatttggtttaaaaTTTGGAATCTAGGACAAGGTAAAAGGACCAACCCCTTGACAAAACCAGCCTTTGTTTTTATGAACTGCATCTCTATCTTCAGATGAAGAAAACAGAGCAATAAAAAACCTTGAATGACTGTCAATGAAGAAAATGTCACGAAGACCTGACCAGTGACTATTTGCCCATGAAAGCAAAGTTTGAAGAGGGATTGAAGAACTAAACTTACCAATGAGAGCCGATTTTCGAAGAAAGGAGACCAACTGGGAGAGAATGTGGTTAGGAAAGGTTATCTTGATAGCGGAAGCATTCTCTACCGGAGCTCGAGTCACAATGGGAAAAGAGGAGTCCGCCTCTTTGAAATTTACTTGTTTTCTTTTCCACAGAAAGTGCGCTAGTTTTGACTTGAGGGGGTCTCCATGGTCACCTTGTTGATCTGCTCCATTTTCCCCTTCGATGAAACAATCCTTGAGAAAAGATTGTTGAGATACAGATGGAGATGCTTTACAAATGTCAAAAATTGGTTGTTTCTCTTGATGTTTTGATCGAAACGTTGTCGAAAGTGGAAGCTTTTTGGcaggattttgaaaaaaaaattcctgcccaaatgaattttgaaatgatgggccatggttaaaagatttttttttttcccaCCCGAATGGTTTTTGAAAAGGTGGGCGGAGGCCTGGGTGTCCTCTGGAGTCCTTACGAGCCCCTTGGTTGTGAGAAGCTCCTCAGACGAAGATGTTGGAGTTTAAATAATTCTGTAGTTTTCCTTTACTTTATGGGGTTGAAAATGAAATGAGCGGGTTGGTTGAGCAAGAGGACGATTGAAAAAAGTGTCAAGAATATCTGACTAGTCTTGTAGACATGCGAAACGATTCAGCCATCGGTTCTCTGAACGTAGGTCTGAAACCGATTTGATAAAAGGTTTGTCCCTGAAAATTTTGGTGAAGGGATTGATATCAAAATTTGAATATTGGCCAAATCGAGGGGCATCCTTAGTCTGTCCTAGACGAGCCTGATGAGGGTCACTGTAACCTTGTCGCCATCTTCCGTTTCCTGCAGGCCTGCTTTGAAGCCTTGCTACACCCTGCCGCCCTGCACTAGCATCTTGCTGCCATCTTCCATTCTCTGGAACCCTGCTTTGAAACCCTAAAACATGCGATCCTCCTCCCATCTCAGCTATCTTCCCTTCATAGAacattgtttgcaatttattattttgatgcgaTACTCTTCCAAATATatgttatatttcttcttttatccaaatttttatatgagatattatgaaagtggtttcatttaaatttttaattaatatatattataatatttatattttttaaaataataatttaaaatatttaattattgttaatcacaaatttattatattattttatatttttaattattgttttaataagttaataattttattttttggtgTACATCGAGTTTGGAGAGTCGAACTCGAAATTAATGAAGAGTAAACCCACTTCCCAAACCAACTCTTCTACCAATCCTAGACTTTTAacaaattaattatataaatatgtacatttttatttttaaagcaGATTAAAATATAATGAACAATATATTTAAAACAATAGGGGAATTAGGAGAGAAGaccaatagttgtgcaccctaactttgcttACTTGACAAGTCCCCGGATTATAACTAAGATTTCAAGGCCACATCAACATGATTTTTAAtgttatcagatttccacaatccatgctataaTTCCTTTTGATGCTTTTCCATTGTGTCCTCAAAAAATTTTCACACAATGGAAAAGCATCAAAAGGAATTATAGCATAATTTTTGTCAAGGTATCCAAAACAGCTCAAAAGATGCTAGACCAATAGTTGTGCAAAAGAGGACAGTTGATGCAGCATCACATAATTGATAGCTTTTAAGGTTGTTTGGCATCGTGGACGTTAttaaaaaacattcattcattcaattatgggtagtcatcataACAATAACAACTTTTAAAGTCATAACTATTGATGCaatgttgtaaaaaaaaattggacattaaatcaacataAGAATATTGAAACTGAAaaaaagtccaaggggttgagcttagttggttaaagcattgagttctcaatgtggggACCCATTGAGAACCCAAGAGACTTCGATGaaggacacctttgtgtagaattttAAGTTTGTGTAGAATTCTAATTTGTGGCTCTTGGTCTTCTATTGGCTTTTTAAAATGGATTCCTAAGTTGTGACCCTTGATCTTCCAATTGTTATTTCTAGTTTGATTCTAATAAAATTCCAAGCCATTGAATGTGTCATCTTCCAGCTTATTAAGCCATCAACATATTAGTTGTTAGCTTCAAGTGAAAGCAAGTGAGAGAACAATGGCAGAAAGTTCAGCAGAGGGATCGAAACCCCAATCGGCGGAGCTTCTCGACTCGTCAGACATGAAGCCCGGGCAACACCTGCAGATGAAGCCTGGCGCAGCAATTCTACTCCAAAATGGCGGCTTCTTCGATTTTTTGGAAAATGCCTCTCAAGAAGTGGTTGTGCGCTTCTTCAGGCAGGCCATAAAGCAAATCGAGGAAAGCAGACATATAAATGACTATCACTTTAAACTCAAACCCTCAAAACCCTCGGGTTTTCTCATCGATGTCTTCTACGGCGAGAGCCGCGAAGGGCCGGAAATCGTAGAGCCAGGGTCGTGCATTTCGTGCAATGATTCGGCGCCCCTGTTTCCTAGCCAGGCCGATTCTGTGTGCGCAGGTGAGTGCGTCCTCAGGGAGTTCAGTGATCAACCCTTTGTTCAATGTTCGCTGGATGCAAAGGCCAGGCCTGGCTTCATCGTTACCCCTGTTCGCCATGTCCAAAAATTGGGGGATTTGGACGACCAGGAGCTCTTTGCTCTGTGGAGCGTGGGCGTCCGCGCTTTGAAAAGTGAGGGTTTGAATTTCACCAGCATGATTGTTAACCATGGCAGTTACAGGAATCTGCCGCACCTGCACCTCAAGATTTGGGTGGACGAGCGGGAATTTGGGAGGGCCGTTCTCAGGTGGAGTGATGAGAAGAAGAAGCTGTTGTCGATTCTCCAGCGGCTCGCCTCTGCCCTGCCGAAGAAGCGTGCAATGTGTGCTGTTGTTCAGAAAGGAAGGAAGTGCAGGTTTGGGGAGCGTTGCAGGTTTGGTCATTAATGGCAGCTCTTTTGCTGActggttttttaaaattttgtttcgTATAGTGTatctttctttctggtttaaatTTTGTTTCGCACAGTGTATCTATCTTTCTGGTTTAAATTTTGTTTCGCAGTGTATCTATCTTTCTCGTTTAAATTTTGTTTTGCACAGTGTATCAATCTTTCTGGTTAAAATTTTGTTTCAATACAAATTAGGCGCTGGCAAAAATGTTTTGTAAGTGGTGTAATTTGGTTGAAGTAATGGTAGTTTTTCTTTACCATCTGGGTTTTGGATGTTCCAGATAAAGAATAATTTGTGGGCTGTTAATTTACTTTGTTGCCATGAATTTGTTTTAGAAAAACCTAATTTTTTTACAGAGTGCCATCAATTTGGTTGAGTAAAAAGTTTAGTATAAAGTGGGTGCTGGGGAATGAATATATGCATACCATTGGATTTTTCaggtttttttcttttcttttctttgggggaATTAGAAGTGCAGGCGAGCTCTTTCATAATTTCTCATTGTCCGTAGATTGGGTTTTGGATAAACCGTAGGATGCGGTTAATCTTCACCAAAAAAAAAATGTCTTTCCCATGAAAATCAAAATCTGCAAAATGCAATGAATTTTATATGATTTTCACCATCCCAATCATCATAATCTGTTTCTATTATGCTGttaaaatccaaaaaatctgacaAAAAGCTGTCATATTTTGTGGATTTGAATTTTTGCAGGTGTGTCATTTTGTATGGAGAATAGTCAGAACTTAAAGCGTACTCACCatctcaatattatcatgggttTCATAGATTTAAACTTAGCATGTTGGCAAATGCTTAGTAACAACTAATTTGCCTAAGCAAAAAGATCCTATGTTAGTTTTCATTTAactgttttgaaatgtttttttcaTATTTTCAATCTAGATATTTAAATTGTCTTTCTTATTGTTTACACTATTATGGCCTTTTATTTCTTTTTGGGCTCATCTTGACTAGATTGTTTCTAATGTGATGAATTTGCAAAggataaattatatttaaataaatgactaattagATATATAAGTAACGACTGAAAATTAAATTAAACGtggaattaaaataaattaaatacattactTAAATTAGATATTTGAGATGGGAAATTGTAAAGGTGTTGGGGATCAATTTGTTACTATGTTAGAATTTTAGGGGCTCATTAGATGATTGTCCTACAATTTGCTAATTGAGTGTGCTTTATTGTGGTTTACATCCATGTTTATGGAAGAGAAGTGGAATACAGACCTAAAACTATAAACTTGGGAATTAGTTTGCCTTAATCTTTTGATATTTGAACCATAGTAAGGAATTAGTGGATTTTACAAATATCTTTGGAGAATCTATTGAAATGCAAGATTTATGTTCTCCTCTCTTAGACCTTTAGATGGATTGATTCGATGATAATGAACTACAATCAACAAGAAACAAGTATAGAATGAGCCTAGAGTGAAGTATTTTGATGTgcattttaataatatattatattcccCAATGATGCTGTTATGATAATGTGCAAGCAGATTATGGTGTGCAATACGATTTCAATTGAATGAATGTTTTTTAAATacaacataacacacaaatcaacACAATCATGTGCTAGGCTTGCTCACAATGGCTAGTGAAAAGATTGGCAAATTCAATTATAATGAACTACAATCAACAAGAAAAAAGTATAGAATGAGCCTAGAGTGAAGTATTTTGATGTGCATTCTAATGATATATTATATTCCccaatgatgttgttatgataatGTGCAAGTAGATTAGGGTTTGCAATGTGATTTCAATTGAATGAATGTTTTTTAAATACAACATAGCACATAAATCAACACAGACATGTGCTAGGCTTGCTCACAATGGCTAGTGAAAAGATTGGCAAATTCAATGATCATGAACTACAATCAACAAGAAACAAGTATAGAATGAGCCTAGAGTGAAGTATTTTGATGTGCATTCTAATAATACATTATATTCCccaatgatgttgttatgataatGTGCAAGCTGATTGGGGTTTGCAATACAATTTCAATTGAATGAATGCTTTTTAAATACAACATAGCACATAAATCAACACAATCATGTGCTAGGTTTGCTCACAATGGCTAGTGAAAAGATTGGCAaggtttgaattttaaattttaattttaaaagtttcaaagattaaatctatAAATGCAAAAATGGCTTGGGTCAATTGTGAATTTACAAATTGTCTAGGGTGGCAAATGAGAAATTGGAGATTGGGATCAACTTTTAAGGATGGGTGATGATAGGATTTAGGATGATGCAATGACTTGAATTCATGCAAGAATATGCCACTTGTAAGCTCATTATTGCATAAAGGATATTCTAATTAAATTGGGCCCAAAACAAAGATAAAAGCACGAGTATGCAATTTTTACCATTACATTTTACACCACTTTGAAATCTTTTAAGTGGATGCATGTTAAAGTAAAACAACTAGTCAAACATTGAAATTAAGTGTTTTACACACTTAAGGATTATTGATATGTATGAAGGATACATATACGGTTGACAAATTTTTAATTCTCCTTGTAACGAGTGTTCCATTGAAAACCTTACAGAATAGAAAATGCATGCAACAAGTAGCAGCTTTGACACATTTATAATAGGCACTAATTACAACTTgcttgaaaacaattttttgaaaaaacaaaagtAAAATGGATAGGGGTAACAGATGTTGTCTTTGCATAAAGTGGTTAAGCTTTGACTGAGTAGAAGAGTGGTTGGGCTTTAACTAAGCAAATGATTTTGACTTAACAAAAAGATGGCTAAAATGATTCCTCCAACCTAGGAATGATTATGAGCATGTCATGGTTGCACATAAATCACAAAATGAACATTATGCTTACAAAATAATGATTATGAGCATGTCATTTCTACACATAATTCTCAAAATGAACATTATGCATATAAAGGTTGCAAGGAATTGGTAGAAAGgaaaaaattataatcatggtaaaAGATAACATGTATAAACATATAGGACATTTAATCTTAAAAGTACATAAAGCAAGGGAAAGACAAGATGTCCTCCAATGTTGCCCCCAGTGAAGGCAAATAATGTCAGCCATAAGTGTTAGATACTTGAACACATAAACACAAATAAGAAATAAAAGATATGAGTGAGACAAGGATCATAACATGTGATCTCAGAGGATATAGGCATGATAATGACCATAACCAAGTAATCACATGGTATAAGCATGATAAGTATCATACCCATATAAGACATGCAAGCATAAGAGGGACACGTAAACATAAACATGATAGAATAAGATAGAACATGAGAATGATTACAATTGTGATAATAAAAAAACAAGAATGGTGAAAATGGCATATAGATAGCACGAGAGATTGATATCATAgtcatgaaacatggaaacaaaaaaaataaaaataggaggAACCAATTAACATTTAGGCGCTAAACAATAATTTTTTCGAAAATGTTCCCGCTTGCTGTTCCCTTGCATCTGCTCTCCTCGACGGTAACTCGGATCTGGTCGTCGTTGTTGCACCTGGTTGTGCAGTATTCTCTTGGGCGTCGGTGGCTGCTGAGGGCTCTGGCCCTGACTCTGCTCGGGTGTTGTGGGATCCGTCTAATGCCTCAAATTTACGTAGAGGGGGAGGCAAGGGATTTATCCCTATCTCTTGTGTCGCCTCTGTTAATGTGAATAAGGATAACGATCGGGAAATAGAGAACAATGTGAAGGTTTTTACGGAGCATAGTGCTATCTGTAGATTTAGGGGTATTTGGCCCAGCCTCCCAGAGCTGCATAAATGGATCTCTCAACATTGGGGTCCTCTCATTTCTGATACAGTTCACATATACCCTATGGCTAAAGGTTTCTTTGTTGCTAAATTTGAGAATGCTAAGGATAGAAGAAAAATTCTGTGTGAAAGctttttctatgagaaagataatatGCCGCTTTTGGCCAACCCCTGCCACTCTGATTTTAACCCCCTTTCTGAGAAGTTCAACAAAATTCTAGTTTGGGTTCGGCTTCCTTTCCTTCCTCTCCATTTATGAGTtgattctctctttgaggaaatAGGTGATGCTATTGGGAAtttcattatggtggataatgaATCCTTTGAGCTTTATCATACTATTTTTGCTTGCATTCTGGTGGAGCTAGATGTGTCTAAGGGACTGCCAGCTCAGATTGTCATTAATTCCTCTTTTGGTAGCtgggtccaaactttggattgcaAAGGTATTCCTTTCAGGTGTCGTAAATGCCTTAAAACCGGCCATGCGACTGGGAATtgtgggcttgagaagaaaaatCCAGTG contains the following coding sequences:
- the LOC131052353 gene encoding uncharacterized protein LOC131052353, which gives rise to MAESSAEGSKPQSAELLDSSDMKPGQHLQMKPGAAILLQNGGFFDFLENASQEVVVRFFRQAIKQIEESRHINDYHFKLKPSKPSGFLIDVFYGESREGPEIVEPGSCISCNDSAPLFPSQADSVCAGECVLREFSDQPFVQCSLDAKARPGFIVTPVRHVQKLGDLDDQELFALWSVGVRALKSEGLNFTSMIVNHGSYRNLPHLHLKIWVDEREFGRAVLRWSDEKKKLLSILQRLASALPKKRAMCAVVQKGRKCRFGERCRCVILYGE